In Paenibacillus sp. FSL R7-0345, a single window of DNA contains:
- a CDS encoding GerAB/ArcD/ProY family transporter encodes MRTTNWQMFRFSLVYFNSQTSIFLIPIIVSGSAYQGWTSILIGSALSIILLLFMIKVGKLKPGQSWVQFGEQYMGKWVHGVLVFLLLCWCVYYASYDIGNFVLFFGSNYMRGTPPLIIQLVIGMVIAYTAAKGLATIIYMADGVFLLLIVTTCFSLYLFLPNANFQMLPAFIHYFDLGNTIKGSFGVSSWFAEWVVFLFVAPELKINNNMLKKILFAELVLTVLVLSGWTLTMLNFGPHLGRDLQYPYLDMVRSSSHDDILGNLDPILIGIWSASMFIHSSFMIYAASKCAMYLTKQKGKKVVVPFLVMCSVLIAYLYSRSITRYYKDFSSYTAVCVWLVVECIPVYYCMAAFLKSKLNKPAS; translated from the coding sequence ATGCGTACAACGAACTGGCAGATGTTCCGTTTCAGTCTGGTCTATTTCAACTCACAGACCTCCATTTTTCTGATTCCGATTATAGTTTCAGGCTCGGCATATCAGGGCTGGACGTCGATATTGATAGGGAGCGCATTATCGATCATCCTGCTGCTTTTTATGATCAAGGTCGGGAAGCTGAAACCGGGCCAGTCCTGGGTGCAGTTCGGAGAGCAGTATATGGGCAAATGGGTACACGGTGTTCTAGTGTTTTTACTGTTATGCTGGTGTGTATACTATGCCTCTTATGACATTGGAAATTTCGTGCTGTTCTTCGGTTCGAACTATATGCGGGGTACTCCGCCGCTCATTATCCAGCTCGTAATCGGCATGGTTATTGCGTATACGGCTGCTAAGGGATTAGCTACAATTATCTATATGGCGGACGGCGTTTTCCTGCTGCTGATCGTCACCACTTGCTTTTCGCTGTATCTTTTTCTGCCTAATGCCAATTTTCAGATGCTCCCGGCTTTTATCCACTACTTTGACCTTGGTAATACTATAAAGGGATCGTTTGGCGTCAGCTCATGGTTTGCGGAGTGGGTTGTGTTCCTGTTTGTTGCGCCTGAGTTAAAAATTAACAATAACATGCTTAAAAAAATTCTGTTTGCCGAGCTGGTATTGACTGTACTTGTGCTGTCCGGGTGGACGCTCACCATGCTGAATTTCGGTCCGCATCTGGGAAGGGATCTGCAGTATCCTTACCTTGATATGGTGCGCAGCTCGTCTCATGACGATATTCTGGGAAATCTGGACCCGATTCTGATCGGGATCTGGTCAGCGTCAATGTTCATTCATAGCTCCTTTATGATCTATGCGGCAAGCAAGTGCGCCATGTACTTAACGAAGCAGAAGGGGAAAAAGGTGGTGGTCCCGTTCCTCGTCATGTGTTCCGTACTTATTGCCTACCTCTATTCCCGCAGTATAACCAGGTACTACAAGGATTTCAGCTCATACACTGCGGTATGCGTTTGGCTGGTTGTAGAGTGTATTCCCGTCTATTATTGTATGGCCGCCTTCCTGAAATCCAAGTTAAATAAGCCTGCCAGCTGA
- a CDS encoding ABC transporter ATP-binding protein: MLRVENIKHSFKTGNDWTTVLHDISFKVNKGEMVALLGSSGSGKSTMLNLMAGLMKPTEGHIYIADHDIVQMGENKLAEFRRKHIGFIFQAYELITSLTVRENVELPLVFQSVSPSVRKQKALALLEQVGIPDKADLFPSQLSGGQQQRVSIARSLITEPSVIFADEPTGNLDTRTEEEIISILLKLNQSLKTTFIVVTHELEVAEQMQRTFSLRDGYLINNHPAEADAESAEGGTG, from the coding sequence ATGTTGCGAGTTGAAAATATCAAGCATTCGTTCAAAACCGGCAATGACTGGACCACGGTTCTGCACGACATCAGTTTTAAAGTGAACAAAGGTGAGATGGTCGCGCTGCTTGGCAGCTCCGGCTCGGGCAAATCCACCATGCTGAACCTGATGGCCGGACTGATGAAGCCGACCGAAGGGCATATTTACATTGCCGATCACGATATCGTACAGATGGGCGAGAACAAGCTGGCTGAATTCCGGCGCAAGCATATCGGCTTTATTTTTCAAGCCTACGAGCTGATTACAAGCCTTACGGTACGTGAAAATGTGGAGCTTCCGCTCGTATTTCAATCCGTGTCACCCTCGGTGCGCAAGCAAAAAGCGCTGGCACTGCTTGAGCAGGTCGGCATCCCCGACAAAGCGGATTTATTCCCGTCACAGCTGTCGGGCGGCCAGCAGCAGCGGGTCAGTATCGCCCGCTCGCTGATCACCGAGCCCTCCGTTATTTTCGCGGATGAGCCTACTGGGAATCTCGATACCCGGACAGAGGAGGAGATTATTTCCATTCTGCTCAAGCTGAACCAGTCGCTGAAGACTACCTTTATTGTTGTTACACATGAACTGGAGGTTGCAGAGCAGATGCAGCGCACCTTCTCCCTGCGGGACGGGTACCTGATCAACAATCATCCGGCTGAAGCAGATGCGGAATCTGCAGAAGGAGGTACGGGATGA
- a CDS encoding Ger(x)C family spore germination protein yields the protein MKLLKLGLALLLLFGLTGCWSKLELDQLTFIFGMYVDAGAEPGTVELTISTPLPNRLVSGTQGGTAQGKSYSSVTKTAHTITDAIIMIQKDLSRRLEISHIKAVVIGKEYAANGIHELLEWCKRQPEIPQGAYIMAAPGKASEVARLSAIYEQLPDQVLRNFSELNLTYATTIRDCLLAEANNMGYAMNYLSFGVKPDEKEQGEPVRWAGVQGVMLFNGKKMTGTLNSEESRALSWAAGDLSGHLTLPMYTVMWNEQESKGKASALFYNDKVSRKVRITADGPVFYIRLKGKASITLFDDNTTDEAMDHNSLIKSKLEEKVVSEVKKAIEHTQEAGADVLQLGMLLEWNHPKEWMKLRERWSDYYADRAAIVVTTDISIVDYGASK from the coding sequence ATGAAGCTGCTCAAGCTGGGACTTGCTCTGCTGCTGCTGTTTGGCTTGACCGGCTGCTGGTCAAAGCTTGAGCTGGATCAGCTTACCTTTATATTCGGTATGTATGTTGATGCCGGAGCAGAGCCCGGAACCGTTGAACTAACCATTAGTACGCCGCTGCCCAACCGCCTCGTATCCGGCACCCAGGGAGGAACCGCCCAGGGCAAAAGCTACTCATCGGTAACCAAAACAGCACACACGATTACAGATGCCATCATTATGATTCAAAAGGACCTTTCCCGCCGTCTGGAAATTTCACATATTAAGGCGGTTGTCATCGGTAAGGAATATGCGGCTAATGGTATTCATGAACTGCTTGAGTGGTGTAAACGGCAGCCCGAAATTCCGCAGGGCGCCTACATTATGGCAGCACCGGGCAAAGCCAGCGAGGTGGCCAGATTATCTGCGATTTATGAGCAGCTTCCGGACCAGGTGCTGAGAAACTTTTCCGAGCTGAATCTGACCTATGCTACTACAATCCGTGATTGTCTGCTGGCAGAGGCTAACAATATGGGTTATGCCATGAACTATCTTTCCTTTGGCGTGAAGCCGGATGAAAAGGAGCAGGGCGAACCGGTGAGATGGGCGGGGGTACAAGGGGTGATGCTGTTCAACGGTAAGAAAATGACAGGAACCCTAAACAGTGAGGAGAGCAGGGCGCTATCCTGGGCAGCCGGAGACCTGTCAGGTCATCTGACGCTTCCCATGTACACTGTAATGTGGAACGAGCAGGAAAGTAAAGGAAAGGCCAGCGCTCTTTTCTACAATGATAAAGTATCCAGAAAAGTGCGGATTACTGCAGACGGACCGGTTTTCTACATCAGATTAAAGGGGAAAGCCAGCATCACTCTTTTTGACGACAATACTACTGACGAGGCAATGGATCACAACAGTCTGATCAAGTCCAAGCTTGAGGAGAAGGTCGTTTCTGAGGTGAAAAAAGCAATAGAGCATACCCAGGAGGCAGGAGCAGATGTTCTTCAGCTTGGAATGCTGCTCGAATGGAACCATCCCAAGGAATGGATGAAGCTAAGAGAACGCTGGAGCGATTATTATGCTGACAGGGCAGCGATCGTCGTGACGACTGATATAAGCATTGTAGATTATGGGGCAAGCAAATAA
- a CDS encoding beta-galactosidase has product MKKPAADQKFELGVCYYPEHWPEEMWNDDYRRMVETGFTIVRMAEFAWSIFEPEEGRFEFGLFDRAIDLAHSHGLKVVLGTPTATPPAWLTEKYPEVLNVTQEGVTLQHGMRRHYNYSSPKYRELCARIVTQMADRYSNHPGVAGWQIDNELNCEISVFYSESDHNAFREWLKQKYVTLEKLNEAWGTVFWNQSYTSWSQVFLPRPTPVPGQPNPHQALDEKRFISDNAISFAKIQADILRDKAPEQWVTTNGLFGHLDSHELQDELLDFFSYDSYPQFSSIYYDPNEQNPLADRSWSLSLSVVRSISPNFCIMEQQSGPGGWVNRMDMPSPKPGQMRLWTYQSIAHGADMVLYFRWRTATMGNEIYWHGLNDYHNLPNRRVREAADIGKELAAAGGTIIGTKGQASIAIVRDYDNEWDGEYDIWHGPFMWQSNKEWFKALQHKHIPTDVVYMRSKTTAEELSRYAVLVYPHPAIMTDETAAVLDEYVQQGGKLIFGCRTGYKDSRGQCYMRAFPGAAKELCGITVEEFTMVKGRRLPTTIKWGSGSEELTGADAFNDILHVEADTVEVMGSYASDYYAGKPAVTRNKRGRGEVWYYGAVFNEEAALRIIDSLELVSPAAEWLELPAEVELQVRSSESSSLTFLLNYNELPVEILLKEPRTDLLTGQTLVGKFIMDGFGVLVLQ; this is encoded by the coding sequence ATGAAGAAACCTGCTGCTGACCAGAAATTTGAGCTTGGCGTCTGTTATTATCCGGAGCATTGGCCGGAAGAAATGTGGAATGACGATTACCGCCGCATGGTGGAGACAGGCTTTACCATTGTAAGAATGGCCGAGTTTGCGTGGTCGATTTTTGAACCGGAGGAAGGCCGCTTTGAGTTCGGTTTGTTCGACAGAGCGATTGACTTGGCCCACAGCCATGGACTTAAGGTGGTGCTCGGAACGCCGACCGCTACTCCGCCAGCCTGGCTCACTGAAAAATATCCGGAAGTCCTTAACGTAACTCAAGAAGGCGTAACCCTGCAGCACGGCATGCGCCGTCATTATAATTACAGCAGTCCCAAATACCGTGAGCTGTGTGCCCGGATCGTAACCCAAATGGCCGATCGTTACAGCAATCACCCCGGCGTTGCCGGCTGGCAGATTGACAATGAATTAAACTGTGAAATCAGCGTGTTCTACTCTGAAAGCGATCACAACGCATTCCGTGAATGGCTGAAGCAGAAATACGTTACGCTGGAGAAGCTGAATGAAGCCTGGGGCACTGTTTTCTGGAACCAGAGCTATACCAGCTGGTCACAGGTTTTCCTGCCGCGTCCTACGCCGGTTCCCGGTCAGCCCAATCCGCATCAGGCACTGGATGAGAAGCGCTTTATTTCGGACAATGCCATCTCCTTTGCCAAAATACAGGCTGATATCCTCCGCGACAAAGCTCCGGAGCAATGGGTAACAACCAACGGCTTGTTTGGCCATCTCGACAGCCATGAGCTGCAGGATGAACTGCTGGACTTCTTCAGTTATGATTCTTATCCGCAGTTCTCCAGCATTTATTATGATCCGAATGAGCAGAATCCGCTGGCTGACCGCAGCTGGAGCTTATCCTTGTCGGTAGTGCGCTCGATCAGCCCTAACTTTTGCATTATGGAGCAGCAGTCCGGCCCGGGAGGCTGGGTCAACCGGATGGATATGCCATCTCCTAAACCCGGGCAGATGCGGCTCTGGACTTACCAGTCGATTGCCCACGGCGCCGATATGGTGCTCTACTTCCGCTGGCGCACAGCCACGATGGGCAATGAAATTTACTGGCACGGCCTCAATGACTATCACAATCTGCCGAACCGCAGAGTCCGCGAAGCGGCAGACATCGGCAAAGAGCTGGCCGCTGCCGGCGGGACCATTATCGGAACGAAGGGCCAGGCGTCAATCGCTATCGTGCGCGACTACGATAACGAGTGGGACGGCGAATATGATATCTGGCACGGGCCGTTCATGTGGCAGAGCAACAAAGAGTGGTTCAAGGCACTGCAGCATAAACACATTCCAACAGATGTAGTGTACATGCGCAGCAAAACAACGGCCGAAGAGCTATCCCGTTATGCTGTGCTGGTTTATCCGCATCCGGCCATCATGACTGATGAGACTGCAGCCGTGCTTGACGAATACGTGCAGCAGGGCGGCAAGCTGATCTTCGGCTGCCGGACTGGCTATAAGGATTCACGGGGCCAATGCTATATGCGTGCATTCCCCGGCGCAGCCAAGGAGCTATGCGGCATTACTGTTGAGGAATTCACGATGGTCAAAGGCAGACGTCTCCCGACAACGATCAAATGGGGAAGCGGCAGTGAAGAGCTGACCGGAGCGGACGCCTTTAATGATATTCTGCACGTGGAAGCGGACACGGTAGAGGTAATGGGCAGCTACGCCAGCGATTATTATGCCGGTAAGCCTGCAGTTACACGTAACAAACGCGGCCGCGGTGAGGTATGGTATTACGGGGCTGTATTCAATGAAGAAGCAGCACTGCGAATCATTGACAGTCTGGAGCTGGTCTCCCCCGCCGCCGAATGGCTGGAGCTGCCGGCTGAAGTGGAGCTGCAGGTGCGCAGCAGCGAGTCTTCCAGTCTGACCTTCCTGCTCAACTACAACGAGCTGCCTGTGGAGATTCTGCTTAAAGAACCGCGTACAGACCTGCTGACCGGTCAAACGCTGGTCGGTAAGTTTATTATGGACGGATTCGGCGTGCTGGTGCTGCAATAA
- a CDS encoding MoxR family ATPase has protein sequence MNIQEAGELIGAIRNNLSKVIVGKEAGVDLLLTALLANGHVLLEDVPGTGKTLLAKTLARSLDCPFKRIQFTPDLLPSDLSGINYYNQKTGDFEFRPGPVFASILLADEINRATPRTQSSLLECMEERQITIDGVTHGLEAPFLVIATQNPVDSQGTFPLPEAQLDRFLLRITSGYPAFEEGVRILQRFRLNNPLEDTAAVADAKQIQEAQRLAAAVNISDDLLAYLMQIVEATRKAPAVKLGASPRAGFALLRASQGYALIQGRDYVIPDDIKAVAGPVLAHRLVIQRGPGSREGQAAETVQQILREVEVPAEPVPAGRGGRGA, from the coding sequence ATGAACATTCAAGAGGCCGGTGAGCTGATCGGCGCAATCCGTAACAATCTCTCAAAGGTTATCGTAGGAAAAGAGGCCGGGGTTGACCTGCTGCTAACAGCGCTGCTGGCCAACGGCCATGTGCTGCTGGAGGACGTTCCCGGCACCGGGAAAACCCTGCTGGCCAAGACACTGGCCCGCTCTCTGGACTGTCCGTTCAAACGCATCCAGTTTACCCCTGATTTATTGCCTTCAGATCTGAGCGGCATCAATTACTACAATCAGAAGACCGGGGATTTCGAATTCCGGCCGGGTCCGGTATTTGCCAGCATTCTGCTGGCGGATGAAATCAACCGCGCGACTCCGCGGACCCAGTCCAGCCTGCTGGAATGTATGGAGGAGCGCCAGATTACCATCGACGGTGTGACCCATGGGCTGGAAGCGCCGTTCCTGGTTATTGCTACGCAGAATCCGGTCGACAGCCAGGGAACCTTTCCGCTGCCTGAGGCGCAGCTGGACCGGTTCCTGCTGCGGATAACGAGCGGCTATCCTGCTTTTGAGGAGGGCGTGCGGATTCTGCAGCGGTTCCGGCTGAACAATCCGCTGGAGGACACGGCCGCTGTTGCCGATGCGAAGCAGATTCAGGAGGCCCAGCGGCTGGCAGCGGCAGTGAATATAAGCGATGATCTGCTGGCTTACCTGATGCAGATTGTGGAAGCAACCCGCAAGGCGCCGGCGGTCAAGCTTGGCGCCAGTCCGCGCGCAGGCTTCGCGCTGCTGCGCGCTTCTCAGGGCTATGCCTTGATTCAAGGCAGGGATTATGTGATCCCTGATGATATTAAGGCAGTGGCGGGGCCGGTACTTGCACACCGGCTGGTCATTCAGCGCGGCCCGGGGTCGCGGGAGGGACAGGCTGCGGAAACGGTGCAGCAAATCCTGCGCGAAGTGGAGGTTCCGGCCGAACCGGTTCCGGCGGGCAGAGGCGGAAGGGGAGCGTAG
- a CDS encoding FtsX-like permease family protein gives MKIRDISRMAWDQVKRRKVVTGLCMTGISIGCAAIIVALSIGQSAQTYVTDEVNRNFKMDEITVTPGGGIPSQGGGGGAAQSNENLDPGKLTAQKLEIIKSLNHVVAASPFEEAGYMQMLTVDNKIADVQVKATDLRSLKEFGFKFKQGGVTDLPGMVVLNYGATLGLIDNETRQKLYDQMGADPFNSDLMEQYNRMSVLPSEMYRQQVQLQATDYSSGEGTTKLSSALQIGGILATAEGTDDMRASYEKIMYVSLETAAQLTQQLSFGNNNGMTPNVEENSYKTVTVKVDSTDNIKSVEAMIQKLNLNAMDNLYQQEMLKEQFDMIKMAALGIGVFILVIASISIIVAMTMSTHQRRRQIGIMKVLGANMGQIRNMFITEAALLGLLGGLLGVIFSYLIIMGLNKLVGTAGDSLNFFIPLTTIPVGLAFAIMTGVLSGIYPAISASRTDALTAIKRD, from the coding sequence ATGAAGATCAGGGATATTTCACGGATGGCCTGGGATCAGGTCAAACGGCGCAAGGTGGTTACCGGCCTCTGTATGACAGGCATCTCCATCGGCTGTGCAGCTATCATCGTAGCGCTCAGCATCGGCCAGTCTGCGCAGACCTATGTGACAGACGAGGTGAACCGCAATTTTAAAATGGATGAAATCACTGTCACTCCAGGCGGTGGCATTCCATCCCAGGGCGGCGGCGGAGGCGCTGCGCAGAGCAATGAAAACCTGGACCCCGGTAAGCTGACCGCCCAGAAGCTGGAGATTATAAAGAGCCTGAACCATGTTGTGGCCGCCTCTCCTTTTGAAGAAGCCGGCTATATGCAGATGCTGACGGTGGATAATAAAATCGCTGATGTACAGGTTAAAGCTACAGACCTGCGCTCGCTTAAGGAGTTCGGCTTCAAGTTCAAACAGGGCGGCGTTACCGATCTTCCCGGCATGGTTGTGCTCAATTACGGGGCGACTCTCGGCCTGATTGACAATGAAACCCGGCAGAAGCTGTACGACCAGATGGGAGCAGACCCGTTCAATTCGGACCTGATGGAACAGTATAACAGGATGTCTGTGCTTCCTTCAGAGATGTACAGGCAGCAGGTGCAGCTTCAGGCTACCGATTACTCAAGCGGTGAGGGGACAACCAAGCTCAGTTCAGCCCTTCAGATAGGAGGCATACTCGCTACTGCCGAAGGGACCGATGATATGCGGGCCTCTTACGAAAAAATCATGTACGTTTCATTAGAAACAGCTGCCCAGCTTACACAGCAGTTGTCCTTCGGCAATAATAACGGCATGACTCCGAATGTAGAAGAAAATAGCTACAAAACGGTTACGGTAAAGGTGGACAGCACAGATAACATCAAATCGGTGGAAGCGATGATCCAGAAGCTGAATCTGAACGCCATGGACAATCTGTATCAGCAGGAGATGCTTAAAGAGCAGTTCGATATGATCAAAATGGCTGCACTGGGAATCGGGGTATTCATTCTGGTTATTGCCTCAATCTCCATCATTGTAGCCATGACAATGTCGACACACCAGCGCAGACGGCAGATCGGCATCATGAAGGTGCTCGGCGCCAATATGGGGCAAATCCGCAACATGTTCATCACGGAAGCAGCTCTGCTGGGCTTGCTGGGAGGACTGCTTGGCGTTATTTTCTCCTATCTGATTATCATGGGGCTTAACAAGCTGGTTGGTACAGCAGGTGACAGCCTGAACTTCTTTATCCCGTTAACGACCATACCGGTCGGACTGGCCTTTGCGATCATGACGGGGGTGCTGTCAGGGATCTATCCGGCGATTAGTGCCTCAAGAACCGACGCGCTTACAGCAATTAAACGGGATTAG
- a CDS encoding DUF58 domain-containing protein → MSLPWFIISTLLLLVLVSVIYQRNALKNLSYTRYFSVSAVYQGEQIEMVEEIVNRKLLPLPWLRLESSIANGLEFGSQDNLGVSSGDIYQNHISLFYLRSYRHIKRRHQIRCARRGLFRLESATMTTGDLFGMSRRSKTFPLQLELLVYPQMMDVYELPLPVHSWLGELPVKRWIVEDPFLTAGTREYRPGDSLGGMNWKATARTGVMQVHQKDHTADARLIICLNVEVSDAMWRNITEPERIELGIRYAATVAEYAAGHGLEIGLMSNGRLDGESESVNAGPTGSLLEMLGLLARLQLDRTIPMSRLLELEAESSPADNDYLIISCHRGAELMFAAEELKQLGNGVAWLDIPGEGRDSA, encoded by the coding sequence ATGTCCCTTCCCTGGTTTATTATCAGCACGCTTCTGCTGCTGGTGCTTGTGTCTGTAATCTACCAGCGCAATGCGCTCAAAAACCTCAGCTATACCCGTTATTTCTCTGTGTCCGCCGTCTATCAGGGCGAGCAGATAGAGATGGTAGAGGAGATTGTCAACCGCAAGCTGCTGCCGCTGCCCTGGCTGCGCCTGGAGTCCAGCATTGCCAACGGACTTGAATTCGGCAGCCAGGATAATCTTGGTGTCAGCAGCGGTGATATCTATCAGAATCATATCAGCCTGTTTTACCTGCGGTCCTACCGGCACATCAAACGCCGGCATCAGATCCGCTGCGCCCGGCGCGGCTTGTTCCGGCTGGAATCGGCAACGATGACGACCGGCGATTTGTTCGGGATGAGCCGCAGAAGCAAAACGTTCCCGCTGCAGCTGGAGCTGCTGGTGTATCCGCAGATGATGGATGTGTACGAGCTGCCGCTGCCTGTCCACAGCTGGCTCGGCGAGCTGCCGGTCAAACGCTGGATTGTGGAGGACCCGTTCCTGACGGCAGGCACCAGGGAATACAGGCCGGGTGACTCGCTCGGCGGCATGAACTGGAAGGCAACAGCCCGTACTGGCGTGATGCAGGTGCATCAAAAGGATCATACTGCCGATGCCAGGCTGATTATCTGCCTGAATGTGGAGGTCAGCGACGCGATGTGGCGTAATATTACAGAGCCGGAACGGATTGAGCTGGGGATCCGGTACGCTGCGACTGTAGCGGAGTATGCAGCCGGACACGGCCTTGAAATCGGGCTGATGTCCAACGGAAGACTGGACGGCGAGTCCGAGTCTGTGAATGCCGGACCGACGGGCAGCCTGCTGGAGATGCTCGGCCTGCTGGCCCGCCTGCAGCTGGACCGGACCATCCCCATGTCACGGCTGCTGGAGCTTGAAGCCGAGAGCAGCCCGGCTGACAATGACTATCTGATTATCAGCTGCCACCGCGGGGCTGAATTAATGTTTGCGGCAGAGGAGCTGAAGCAGCTCGGCAATGGTGTAGCCTGGCTGGATATCCCGGGAGAGGGGAGGGACAGCGCATGA
- a CDS encoding AzlD domain-containing protein, with protein MEVRPDIFLIILGAALVTFIPRVLPLMLLSRISIPEWGMRWLNYMPIAVMAALVAQELFIDGGQFAALTTNVELIAALPAFWVAIKTRSLLGTVLTGVLALMLLRLLF; from the coding sequence ATGGAAGTGAGACCCGATATATTCCTGATTATTCTCGGGGCGGCACTGGTTACGTTCATTCCCCGCGTGCTGCCGCTGATGCTGCTAAGCCGGATTAGCATCCCCGAATGGGGAATGCGCTGGCTCAATTATATGCCAATTGCCGTCATGGCCGCACTTGTCGCACAGGAACTGTTCATCGATGGCGGGCAATTTGCCGCCCTGACCACCAATGTGGAGCTGATCGCAGCCCTGCCTGCTTTCTGGGTAGCCATCAAAACCCGCAGCCTGCTGGGTACCGTCCTGACCGGTGTTCTGGCTCTGATGCTGCTAAGACTGCTGTTCTGA
- a CDS encoding AraC family transcriptional regulator, producing MMKQRVLPAPAYAHYVCYPEFIGHYSGFPQHAERRSEGMLNSYNLHLVFDGSGYVFQDGVRIPMGKGSGFLYSRGAYQQYGSDPVKPWEVRWVHFSTTLSLPLLEEADQSRGYFFTFDLNAGLEQLFEEMYRLSAAYETRSEPRLSAVLYEILVTLLQNSEPLHGSVPLEIRHSIRRTADIIHNECERPWTLESMSRLSGYSSYHFLRLFRSTMGKTPNRYLNECRLARAKLLLVSTEFPVEQIALHSGFQQSSYFIKVFKSAEGLPPSQYRRSFRS from the coding sequence ATGATGAAACAACGGGTGCTTCCAGCTCCGGCTTACGCGCATTATGTCTGCTATCCGGAATTTATCGGACATTACAGCGGGTTTCCACAGCATGCGGAACGCAGGAGTGAGGGGATGCTGAACAGCTATAATCTGCATCTGGTGTTTGACGGCTCCGGGTATGTGTTTCAGGATGGGGTAAGGATTCCGATGGGCAAAGGCAGCGGCTTTCTTTACTCCCGGGGAGCATACCAGCAGTACGGTTCAGATCCTGTGAAGCCGTGGGAGGTACGCTGGGTCCACTTCAGCACTACGCTTTCCCTGCCTTTATTGGAGGAGGCCGACCAGTCCCGGGGCTATTTTTTCACCTTTGACCTTAATGCCGGGCTTGAACAATTATTTGAGGAGATGTACCGCCTAAGTGCAGCCTATGAAACACGGAGCGAGCCCAGACTGTCTGCCGTGCTATATGAGATTCTTGTCACTCTGCTGCAGAACTCCGAACCGCTGCACGGATCGGTTCCGCTGGAAATCCGCCACTCCATCCGCCGGACAGCCGATATTATACATAATGAATGCGAACGGCCATGGACGCTCGAAAGCATGTCACGGCTGTCAGGGTACAGCAGCTATCATTTTCTGCGGCTGTTCCGCTCTACGATGGGGAAGACGCCGAACCGGTATTTGAACGAATGCCGTTTGGCGAGGGCGAAGCTGCTGCTGGTCTCGACAGAATTCCCGGTTGAGCAAATCGCTCTGCACAGCGGATTTCAGCAGTCCAGCTATTTTATTAAAGTATTCAAAAGTGCAGAAGGCCTGCCACCCAGCCAATACCGGCGTTCCTTCCGTTCCTAG
- a CDS encoding AzlC family ABC transporter permease, with protein MKSESVQAGLPAAPDQEEGFLQGVKDCIPTLLGYLSIGFAAGVVEKTAGLSLAEIALISIILYAGSAQFIAAGMIAAGSTATSIIITILLVNLRHLLLSAALSPYFRHLTPLRNLLIGTLLTDETFGVAIQRSARKKAISEKWMHGLNITAYLNWIIANLAGAVLGQWISSPEEWGLDFALPAMFIGLLVLTLISRSRYALDITVGLIAMVIAVGLSILWSPSIGVIAAAVIASTIGAVLEKWK; from the coding sequence ATGAAATCCGAATCCGTACAGGCGGGGCTCCCTGCAGCACCAGACCAGGAAGAAGGCTTCCTGCAGGGAGTCAAGGATTGTATTCCAACTTTACTCGGTTACCTGAGCATCGGCTTTGCCGCCGGTGTTGTCGAGAAAACCGCCGGCCTCTCTCTGGCTGAAATCGCTCTGATTTCCATTATTTTGTATGCCGGATCCGCCCAGTTTATTGCCGCCGGAATGATTGCAGCCGGCAGTACGGCGACCAGCATCATTATTACGATTCTGCTGGTTAACCTCCGGCATCTGCTGCTAAGTGCAGCCCTTTCACCGTACTTCCGCCACCTGACACCGCTGCGCAACCTGCTGATCGGCACCCTGCTGACGGATGAGACCTTCGGCGTAGCGATCCAGCGAAGCGCACGCAAGAAGGCCATCAGCGAGAAGTGGATGCATGGGCTCAACATTACCGCCTACCTGAACTGGATCATCGCCAATCTTGCCGGTGCGGTACTCGGGCAATGGATTTCGAGTCCGGAGGAATGGGGCCTCGACTTTGCCCTTCCGGCTATGTTCATCGGACTACTGGTGCTAACCCTGATCAGCAGAAGCCGGTATGCGCTGGATATAACAGTCGGACTGATTGCCATGGTCATCGCGGTTGGCCTGTCCATTCTCTGGTCTCCCAGTATCGGCGTCATTGCCGCTGCGGTTATAGCCTCAACGATAGGAGCTGTGCTGGAAAAATGGAAGTGA